ACCTTCATGGTCATGATTCCTTCGATCGGTTTCGGTCTCCAGTTCTTGATTTCATCCTGGTTTGGAGTGACGGGGGACGCGATGTACTTCTCGATAACTCTTTGGTCTCGGGATTTTTCAGTCAATCCTGACCCGCCATGAGCCGAATTGGCTTCACAACCACCATCCGCTGTCGCCGCAGTTCGATCTTCATTCGTGAATTCTTGCGCTCCGGGATTGATGACGAATTTGAGCCTATAGGTTCTGCCGCCAGTAAATTTTCTCGTCTTTAAAGCCTCCACGCGGATATCCATGAGACCGTCTTTCACAGATGGATCACCAGCTGCAGTTTCCCAAGTTTGCATGATCAAGGCGTGGTCGAGACGGTCTAGTTCCAACATCTTCGGGTCGATGTGGGGCTTCCGCGTATTGACGTAGGGTTCCAGTTTGATGTCCATGAAGTTCAGTAACTTTTCGAGTGGATCGTTAGAGGCTGGATTTTGAGCTGCGGCCGGCCTTGCAGTATTGGCCGCGATAAGAAATGCGATTGCGCCAATGCTTAGGGTCCTGAGCGTGGGGTTCGTGTTCATGGTACTTCCTCGTTGTATGATTCCATTTCTTGACGCGGTGCAATAACACAACTAATGCGCGGCGTCAACAGGGACTCTTTCCGAGTCCAATTTTCCCTATTCGGGTCCATGGTCTATCGAATTAAGCAATTCCCGTTCCATGCCATCCGCTTGAATTAATTAGAAATATTTATGGGTTCATGCAGGGAAAGTGCGTCGGACGCGCCTCAACCTGGGACACGTGCTCTTCAGCCCTGGGTCGCCTGGAGTTGGGGCTATTTGCGCGGCATTGGGGTGAGTCAGCCATAAACCTAGAATCAGTTTCTACTTTGATATGGGGGGGACGGAATCCAGAAGTGTGAAGAGTTCTCGTTCGATCATCTCTCCGAAAATCGCATACGTGCCGTTCGATGGCTTTACAAATAGGAGATTGGTCGGCGTTCCCCATTTCCGTGTGTCGCCCAGTTTCGTTCGTACCCGGTAATGATACGTAGATTGGCGGACGTCGGAATCTTTCGACCAGCTTTCCATGAGGAGAGGGAAGGGAAGTTTGTATTTGTCCACGAACTTCCGAACCTCGTCGGGCGATCCGTACTCGCTGACCAAAACGATTTTGAGCCCCTTCTTGCGGTAACGCTCATTTAATAGCGGAAGGAATGAGGCTTCGTTGTTGCTGTTCTCGCACCACGGCGCGAAGAAGCTCACCAATAGGAGGTTGTTTTGATCCCGAAGCGCGCTCAGCTTGACGGTGGTTTTTCCGCCCGGAGCGAGAAATTCGGCGTCGGGAAGGCCGGTGGCGACCTTTTGGACGGAGGCATATTCGTGGTCGTCGAGCGGCGCGGAAACGGCCGAACCGCTGATCAGCGCCGCCAGGACGGAAATACGAACGACGTAAAGGGCGTTCTCCACGGCCGGAACAATAACTCTTTTTAAATGCGGTTCAATCCGTCGACGGAGGAAAACTCCCGCGGTATCGTGGCGCCGAAATGCAAGCGATGGTGTGCGAAAGACAGGCGGGAATGGAAAATTCCCCGCTCCACCTTCTCGTACTCCCGCCGCCGGAACCGGGAGCAGGAGAGATTCGTGTCCGGATTCGAGCCTGCGGGGTCTGCCGGACCGATTTACACGTGATTGAGGGGGATCTTCCATCCAGGAAGCTTCCGATCGTTCCGGGGCATCAGGTGGTCGGCGTTGTCGATCAGAAGGGCCGGCTGACGTCGAAGTTTAAGAAGGGGGATCGCGTCGGAATCGCTTGGCTTCGATCGACCTGCGGCCAG
This Bdellovibrionota bacterium DNA region includes the following protein-coding sequences:
- a CDS encoding TlpA disulfide reductase family protein, with translation MENALYVVRISVLAALISGSAVSAPLDDHEYASVQKVATGLPDAEFLAPGGKTTVKLSALRDQNNLLLVSFFAPWCENSNNEASFLPLLNERYRKKGLKIVLVSEYGSPDEVRKFVDKYKLPFPLLMESWSKDSDVRQSTYHYRVRTKLGDTRKWGTPTNLLFVKPSNGTYAIFGEMIERELFTLLDSVPPISK